One window of the Acaryochloris sp. CCMEE 5410 genome contains the following:
- the chrA gene encoding chromate efflux transporter has translation MIQSEIKPAPGQSLTQRLAELAKVFLKLGTIGFGGPQAHIAMANDEAVARRQWLTPEQFTEGLAVCEMLPGPASTQMGIYIGYVRAGQLGALVSGFCFIAPAFLIVVALAWGYFRFQGLPQINDIFLGVSPVVIAIILAFCWKLARKTLKDIVGIGIAIAIFILTLTTTINILIQFILAGLVGLLWFRPRGTDSPIRSWWIPPMPLLLAHLPADALTLSSFWGLERIGEFLLPLTTFFLKVGSFIFGGGLVIIPLLEFEVVEQLHWLTQTEFINGVAIGQLSPGPVVLTAAFVGFKVAGVLGALVSTIAIFAPSFAFIMLAAPLLLRARKNLWIQAFLKGVTPAVLGAIAAATIPLLRTTLAQPTLFYSIISGVIGLLALVALIRYKTPTWLLVPLGAVLGLMVGLLST, from the coding sequence ATGATTCAATCAGAGATCAAGCCAGCTCCTGGGCAATCCCTAACCCAACGCCTCGCTGAGTTAGCAAAGGTCTTCTTAAAACTGGGAACCATCGGCTTTGGCGGTCCCCAAGCCCATATCGCTATGGCCAATGATGAAGCTGTGGCTCGTCGTCAATGGCTGACCCCAGAGCAGTTCACAGAAGGGCTGGCTGTGTGTGAAATGCTGCCGGGTCCCGCCTCAACCCAAATGGGCATTTATATTGGCTATGTTCGGGCGGGACAGTTGGGGGCCTTAGTCTCCGGCTTTTGCTTTATTGCACCTGCATTTTTAATTGTGGTGGCCTTAGCCTGGGGCTATTTTCGCTTCCAAGGATTGCCTCAGATTAATGATATTTTTCTGGGGGTTTCCCCCGTCGTAATCGCTATTATTCTGGCCTTTTGTTGGAAACTGGCCAGGAAAACCCTCAAGGATATTGTGGGGATTGGTATTGCGATCGCAATCTTTATCCTCACCCTCACCACTACCATTAACATCCTGATTCAGTTTATTTTGGCTGGCCTGGTCGGACTCTTATGGTTCCGTCCCCGAGGAACCGATTCTCCAATACGGAGCTGGTGGATACCGCCAATGCCTTTATTACTGGCCCATCTACCAGCAGATGCCCTGACCCTCTCTAGCTTCTGGGGACTGGAACGGATCGGAGAGTTTCTCCTGCCTCTAACGACCTTTTTTCTGAAAGTGGGTAGTTTTATCTTTGGGGGTGGGTTAGTGATTATCCCATTGCTGGAATTTGAAGTAGTTGAGCAGTTGCACTGGTTAACCCAAACGGAGTTTATTAATGGCGTTGCTATCGGTCAGTTATCCCCAGGTCCTGTGGTATTAACGGCAGCCTTTGTCGGCTTTAAGGTGGCAGGGGTTTTGGGGGCGTTGGTATCAACCATTGCCATTTTCGCACCCTCCTTTGCCTTTATTATGCTGGCAGCCCCATTGCTACTCCGTGCCCGCAAGAATCTCTGGATTCAGGCGTTTCTAAAGGGCGTTACGCCTGCTGTACTGGGTGCGATCGCAGCTGCCACCATTCCCCTTCTTAGAACTACTTTGGCCCAACCGACCCTGTTCTATTCCATCATTTCTGGGGTGATTGGACTTCTCGCCTTAGTGGCTTTGATCCGCTACAAAACCCCAACCTGGCTTTTAGTCCCGCTCGGTGCAGTTTTGGGATTAATGGTTGGATTACTCTCAACCTAA
- a CDS encoding urease subunit beta has protein sequence MIPGELFPETGDIELNAGRATVKVAVANTGDRPVQVGSHFHFYEVNPALEFDRAQVKGMRLDIPAGTAVRFEPGDQREVTLVPLVGQRQVFGFNGKIQGAL, from the coding sequence ATGATACCTGGCGAACTCTTTCCTGAAACAGGCGATATTGAACTGAATGCAGGGCGGGCAACGGTGAAGGTGGCCGTTGCGAACACCGGAGATCGTCCCGTGCAGGTGGGGTCTCATTTTCACTTTTATGAAGTGAATCCAGCTTTAGAGTTTGATCGAGCGCAAGTTAAGGGAATGCGATTAGATATTCCTGCCGGAACGGCCGTACGTTTTGAGCCGGGGGACCAGCGAGAGGTCACTTTGGTTCCCTTAGTCGGGCAGCGACAAGTGTTTGGCTTTAATGGAAAAATCCAAGGTGCTTTATAA
- the aat gene encoding leucyl/phenylalanyl-tRNA--protein transferase, translating into MQIDPAEIIAGYRQGYFLMDNGDGLGWYSSQTRTIMPLDERFRYPKSLRRSLNQNRFTSAINRDFFGVVEGCANRDSTWISDELKMIYLLLYKAGWAFSFETWQDDQLAGGILGLVIGGVFIGESMFFHISEGSKVAMVMLVNHLRSQQFTLFDVQIINPHLERFGAYTISEQEYQQQLQAAIQLRRAFKTGS; encoded by the coding sequence ATGCAGATTGATCCTGCCGAGATCATTGCGGGGTACCGTCAAGGCTATTTTCTGATGGATAACGGTGATGGGTTGGGATGGTATTCCAGTCAGACCCGAACGATTATGCCTTTGGATGAACGGTTTCGCTACCCAAAATCCCTCCGTCGGAGTCTGAACCAAAACCGATTTACCTCAGCCATCAATCGCGATTTTTTTGGGGTAGTTGAAGGCTGTGCCAATCGTGACTCGACCTGGATTTCTGATGAACTGAAGATGATCTATTTATTGTTGTATAAGGCCGGGTGGGCATTTAGCTTTGAAACTTGGCAAGATGATCAGCTGGCAGGCGGCATTCTCGGATTAGTGATTGGTGGGGTATTTATTGGTGAATCGATGTTTTTCCACATCTCCGAGGGTTCTAAAGTTGCGATGGTGATGTTGGTGAATCATTTGCGATCGCAACAATTTACCTTGTTCGATGTTCAGATTATCAATCCCCATTTGGAGCGATTTGGGGCTTACACCATTTCTGAGCAAGAGTATCAGCAGCAGCTTCAAGCTGCGATTCAGCTGCGGCGGGCTTTTAAGACTGGTTCCTAG
- a CDS encoding L-lactate permease, which translates to MPDSSYLVTVGIALGVWRVPGVEVAASSLQGLVAAAEILYIVFGAILLLNTLQESGAIATIRQSLLGISPDPRVQVIVIAWLFGSFIEGASGFGTPAVITVPLLVAIGFPAMAAVVSALIIQSTPSTFGAVGTPIIIGIEAGLDGVPAVKQQLVELGLTQPEYLTLIGRWAGLIHGVVGTFLPLVLVMVLTAGFGARRSLRDGLGAWKFALFAGLAFTIPYTLTAYFLGPEFPTLIGGLVGLGLVIPAARKGLFTPQALWEFPPESEVNLAPLVSNPPKSVLTARQAWLPYGLLGVFLLLSRLEFLPFRRGLQSLSLTWTNILGTEVSAATRPLYLPPTVFLLVVIITFYLHRMSIQLMQRAVMRTLPILQKTALALGSAVLMARVFINTGINSADLASMPLALAEGMATLAGQSWPFFAPMVGMVGSFVAGSVTVSNMMFALFQFGVASQIDVPTAVILGLQCVGASAGNMICVSNIVTAEATVGLAGCEGLLIRKVLMPTLYYLIFAGVLGGLIILLVPAFTVSS; encoded by the coding sequence TTGCCAGACTCCAGTTATCTAGTGACGGTTGGTATTGCTTTGGGGGTTTGGCGGGTTCCTGGGGTAGAAGTGGCCGCCTCTAGTCTTCAGGGCTTGGTGGCCGCGGCTGAGATTCTGTATATCGTTTTCGGCGCAATTTTGCTGCTCAATACCCTACAAGAATCCGGTGCGATCGCAACCATTCGCCAAAGTTTATTAGGGATCTCCCCGGATCCTAGGGTGCAGGTGATTGTTATTGCCTGGTTGTTTGGCAGTTTTATTGAAGGGGCTTCTGGGTTTGGCACCCCTGCTGTGATTACTGTGCCGTTGTTGGTCGCCATTGGCTTTCCGGCCATGGCCGCCGTGGTGTCTGCATTAATTATTCAGAGTACGCCTTCGACCTTTGGGGCAGTGGGGACGCCGATCATTATCGGTATTGAAGCGGGCTTAGACGGTGTGCCTGCAGTCAAGCAACAGCTGGTTGAATTAGGGTTAACTCAACCTGAGTATCTGACCCTGATTGGGCGATGGGCCGGTCTGATTCATGGTGTCGTGGGGACTTTTCTGCCCCTGGTTCTCGTGATGGTACTCACGGCTGGGTTTGGGGCACGTCGATCCCTTAGGGATGGGCTAGGAGCATGGAAGTTTGCCTTGTTTGCCGGACTTGCGTTTACGATTCCCTATACCCTAACCGCTTACTTTCTGGGACCAGAATTTCCCACTTTGATTGGGGGTTTAGTGGGGTTGGGGCTGGTAATTCCCGCTGCTCGGAAGGGGCTGTTTACCCCGCAAGCCCTTTGGGAATTTCCGCCTGAATCAGAGGTCAATCTCGCCCCCTTAGTCAGCAACCCACCCAAAAGTGTTCTGACTGCTCGGCAAGCATGGTTGCCCTATGGGTTACTGGGGGTGTTTTTACTATTGTCGCGTCTGGAGTTTTTGCCCTTTCGCAGGGGACTGCAGTCTTTATCGCTAACTTGGACTAATATCTTGGGGACAGAAGTTAGTGCTGCAACACGGCCTCTCTACCTACCACCGACGGTTTTTCTCCTGGTGGTCATAATCACGTTCTATCTGCATCGGATGTCGATTCAATTGATGCAGCGAGCGGTCATGCGGACCCTGCCGATCTTGCAAAAGACAGCGCTGGCGTTGGGGTCGGCAGTTCTGATGGCCAGGGTATTTATCAACACAGGTATCAATTCAGCCGATCTAGCGAGTATGCCCCTGGCGTTAGCGGAGGGGATGGCCACCCTTGCGGGGCAATCCTGGCCGTTTTTTGCTCCCATGGTGGGGATGGTGGGGTCCTTTGTGGCGGGGAGTGTCACCGTTAGCAATATGATGTTTGCGCTCTTTCAATTTGGGGTTGCCTCCCAAATCGATGTGCCGACAGCAGTGATTTTAGGGCTGCAATGTGTGGGAGCTTCTGCAGGCAATATGATCTGTGTGTCCAATATTGTCACGGCGGAAGCGACGGTTGGTCTGGCGGGCTGTGAAGGGCTGCTGATTCGAAAAGTCTTGATGCCGACGCTGTACTATTTGATTTTTGCAGGTGTTTTAGGTGGATTAATCATCCTGTTGGTTCCAGCCTTTACCGTTAGCAGCTAG
- a CDS encoding S-layer homology domain-containing protein has protein sequence MFSAPQRAVAVACLTSVIAVAPVPMRSAFAQSQFTDVSSNWAQPFIDTLAQKNIISGFPDGSFRPDQPVTRAQFAAIVRQAFKSPATRPSRPFKDVSYGYWASPAIDYAYTTGFLSGYTNGSFQPDQEIPKVQALVAIASGLKIQPVGSVDSTLLRFYDAAQIPNYAKPGVAAATQRNIPVNYPNAATLNPNQQATRADIAAYIYQALVSQGRLAPIGSNFPASQYIVQGGSLPATPSEAGTGTLAVGTKLPVQLEGAEPGANLVMTVGENVETTFVVAEDVVNTNQQVVIPEGSKIVGRFQPFEVNKTLVTQFTASKLMIGNTPYTVNASSVPIAARKKSSLSIADLTGSITTLAASAALDSAISGNVRFGSLVPGIIQTGQTIGKQVIGKSDTSDEVILVEPDLMGLKLNADFEFLPGSTTAFVDPNSANLYQVDSGTKVDLVAQTDNARYVMVPGETVPVALKTGRSIYNRQNEVLVPEGSLIRGQIVPMTVNGKEGAQFVANEIMIGTQTYPITAASAVISPSSLQSLSPADFQGNVIASPEASQSLRGVSSTGEQQSGGLLGLSSLIGGSGSGKKVILFNPTSVQMEFRAPLSLNNFNN, from the coding sequence ATGTTTAGTGCTCCTCAGCGTGCAGTGGCTGTCGCTTGTCTAACTTCAGTAATCGCCGTTGCCCCTGTTCCTATGCGCTCTGCCTTTGCTCAGTCCCAATTTACGGACGTCAGTAGCAATTGGGCTCAACCTTTTATTGATACCCTTGCTCAAAAAAATATAATTAGTGGTTTTCCCGATGGCTCCTTCCGACCTGACCAACCCGTGACTCGGGCTCAGTTTGCTGCCATTGTCCGCCAAGCTTTTAAGTCTCCTGCTACTCGCCCTTCACGCCCTTTTAAGGATGTGAGCTATGGTTACTGGGCTTCTCCAGCCATTGACTATGCTTACACTACAGGGTTCTTATCAGGCTATACCAACGGCTCCTTCCAGCCAGATCAAGAGATCCCTAAGGTACAAGCGTTGGTAGCCATTGCCAGTGGATTAAAGATTCAACCCGTGGGGTCAGTGGATAGCACCTTGCTCCGCTTCTACGATGCAGCCCAAATTCCCAACTATGCTAAACCGGGGGTTGCTGCGGCAACGCAACGTAATATTCCTGTGAATTATCCGAATGCGGCTACCTTAAATCCGAATCAACAAGCCACTCGGGCCGATATTGCTGCCTATATTTATCAAGCATTAGTGAGTCAGGGACGTTTGGCTCCCATTGGCAGTAATTTCCCCGCCTCACAATATATTGTTCAGGGCGGTTCTCTCCCGGCGACACCCTCAGAAGCCGGTACTGGAACTTTAGCGGTAGGGACTAAGCTTCCCGTTCAGTTAGAAGGAGCAGAACCCGGTGCCAATCTCGTGATGACTGTGGGCGAAAATGTGGAAACCACGTTTGTCGTCGCAGAAGATGTGGTCAATACCAACCAACAGGTTGTTATCCCCGAAGGCAGTAAGATTGTCGGTCGTTTCCAGCCCTTTGAAGTAAACAAGACCTTAGTGACTCAGTTCACGGCCAGTAAATTAATGATTGGCAATACACCCTATACCGTTAATGCGTCTTCTGTCCCCATTGCCGCCCGCAAAAAGAGTTCCCTGAGCATTGCGGACTTAACTGGAAGTATCACCACTCTGGCAGCTTCAGCCGCTTTGGATTCCGCTATTAGTGGGAATGTGCGATTTGGTTCCTTAGTGCCTGGGATTATCCAGACTGGGCAAACCATAGGCAAACAGGTGATCGGCAAATCCGATACCAGTGATGAGGTCATTCTTGTGGAACCCGATCTGATGGGATTAAAGCTCAATGCTGATTTTGAGTTTTTACCGGGGTCAACCACAGCCTTTGTGGATCCTAATTCTGCCAATCTATATCAGGTGGATTCAGGGACAAAGGTCGATCTGGTGGCTCAAACAGACAATGCCAGATACGTTATGGTTCCCGGTGAAACGGTTCCCGTGGCGCTAAAAACGGGGCGTTCTATCTATAACCGCCAAAATGAAGTTCTTGTGCCAGAAGGGAGTCTGATTCGTGGCCAGATCGTACCGATGACGGTGAATGGCAAAGAAGGAGCCCAATTTGTGGCTAATGAAATTATGATTGGCACCCAAACGTATCCTATTACTGCTGCTTCAGCAGTAATTTCTCCCTCTTCCTTGCAGTCTTTAAGCCCAGCTGATTTTCAAGGGAATGTGATTGCTTCTCCAGAAGCGAGCCAATCTCTTCGCGGTGTCAGTTCAACGGGCGAGCAGCAGTCAGGTGGCCTATTAGGCCTGAGCAGTCTGATTGGTGGAAGCGGGTCCGGTAAAAAGGTGATTTTATTTAACCCCACATCGGTACAGATGGAGTTTCGCGCTCCTTTGAGCTTAAATAATTTCAATAACTAG
- a CDS encoding urease accessory protein UreD — protein MQQLEKQSDSASWHGRLSLTYEKKAHQTQVQQSYHQAPLNLQRPFYPEGPVCHSVMMHTAGGMVGGDRLSINVTLQPQAHVLLTTTSAGKVYRSNGHGAQQTVQCQLDANAILEWLPLGTIVFDQAQFRQTLQVELGPGAIFCGWDLTRFGRSARGERFTQGDWRSHTEIWQQGAPLWIDRQWLPGQPDIWESLHGLAGQPVVGSFLWVGQGVEPDLVQTARDLWQPTTDGAEMGVTHLPLGLVCRYRGPSSQAARQWFIQVWNLLRSTHLGRPACPPRVWPL, from the coding sequence ATGCAGCAACTTGAAAAACAGTCAGACTCGGCAAGCTGGCATGGTCGTCTAAGCTTAACCTACGAGAAAAAAGCTCACCAAACTCAGGTTCAGCAGAGCTATCATCAAGCCCCTCTCAATCTACAACGCCCTTTTTACCCTGAAGGGCCAGTTTGCCATAGCGTCATGATGCATACTGCTGGGGGCATGGTGGGCGGCGATCGTCTCTCCATTAATGTGACGCTGCAGCCCCAGGCCCATGTACTGCTGACCACAACATCTGCGGGCAAAGTCTATCGGTCTAATGGCCATGGAGCCCAACAGACGGTCCAGTGTCAGCTGGATGCTAACGCGATTCTAGAATGGCTGCCCTTGGGAACAATCGTCTTTGACCAGGCTCAGTTTCGCCAAACCTTACAGGTTGAGCTTGGCCCTGGGGCTATTTTTTGCGGATGGGATCTGACTCGATTTGGTCGCAGTGCCCGAGGGGAACGGTTTACGCAGGGGGACTGGCGATCTCATACTGAGATTTGGCAACAGGGCGCTCCCCTCTGGATTGATCGACAGTGGTTGCCGGGACAACCGGACATTTGGGAAAGCCTACATGGCTTGGCTGGTCAGCCGGTTGTTGGCAGTTTTCTTTGGGTCGGACAAGGGGTTGAACCCGATCTGGTCCAGACGGCTCGTGACCTTTGGCAGCCCACTACCGATGGGGCCGAGATGGGGGTAACGCACTTACCCCTTGGGTTGGTTTGCCGATATCGTGGTCCCTCTAGTCAAGCGGCCCGTCAATGGTTTATACAGGTGTGGAATCTGTTGCGATCCACCCATTTGGGACGCCCAGCCTGTCCTCCCCGTGTTTGGCCACTCTAA
- the ureA gene encoding urease subunit gamma: protein MQLTPQEKDKLLVFTAALLAERRKDRGIKLNYPEAVAYITAGILEGAREGRTVAELMSFGTTLLSRTDVMDGIPEMIPEVQVEATFPDGTKLVTVHHPIT, encoded by the coding sequence ATGCAGCTCACTCCCCAGGAAAAAGATAAATTGCTCGTGTTTACCGCGGCACTGTTAGCAGAACGGCGGAAGGACCGAGGCATAAAGCTCAATTACCCTGAGGCAGTGGCCTATATTACGGCGGGTATTTTGGAAGGGGCTCGGGAGGGACGCACCGTTGCTGAATTGATGAGCTTTGGCACGACCTTGCTGAGTCGTACAGACGTGATGGATGGCATTCCGGAGATGATTCCTGAGGTCCAGGTGGAAGCGACGTTTCCGGATGGAACCAAACTAGTAACGGTTCACCATCCCATTACTTAA
- a CDS encoding DUF2256 domain-containing protein: MAPRKRDLPTKICPVCGLPFTWRKKWRNCWDDVIYCSEKCRRNRKSSS, encoded by the coding sequence ATGGCCCCTCGAAAACGTGACTTACCCACTAAGATTTGCCCCGTTTGTGGATTGCCATTTACCTGGCGCAAGAAATGGCGCAATTGTTGGGACGATGTTATTTACTGTTCTGAGAAATGTCGCAGAAATCGTAAGTCATCGTCTTAA
- a CDS encoding transposase — protein sequence MPKGVVILKSIIHPDQALKQYLSHLSIPLSKPQQQHVLRIVEGLIVGNGRKTLSHLYAQWVDAPDASAVADFLRVSTWSEQSLDKRLGEINLADVIERVQRGGSSPVVYVSIDDSTSSKDKDTHALEGVDWQHDHNASGRNTPKYKKGMVHVSCRVQIGNHSVPFAYRLYLRAKTVRNLNRGRAKEERLRFQTKYQLVREMLQQLQPLLPKEWRVYVLFDSWYASAKLLKFVRRQGKRWFVWALSNPIAFLMASV from the coding sequence TTGCCCAAAGGTGTAGTCATTCTAAAAAGCATCATCCATCCAGACCAGGCTCTAAAACAGTACCTCTCACACTTGAGCATCCCGTTATCTAAACCTCAACAGCAGCATGTGCTGCGTATTGTTGAAGGATTGATTGTGGGCAATGGCCGCAAAACCCTTAGCCACTTGTATGCTCAGTGGGTTGATGCTCCAGATGCCAGTGCAGTGGCTGACTTTTTACGAGTGAGTACCTGGTCTGAGCAATCTCTCGACAAACGCCTTGGGGAAATCAACCTGGCCGATGTCATAGAGCGCGTGCAGCGAGGAGGAAGTTCTCCTGTGGTGTATGTGAGTATTGATGACTCGACCAGTAGCAAAGATAAGGATACCCATGCCTTGGAAGGGGTGGATTGGCAGCATGACCACAATGCCAGTGGTCGCAATACTCCCAAGTACAAGAAAGGGATGGTGCATGTGAGTTGTCGGGTTCAAATTGGCAACCACAGTGTTCCCTTCGCCTATCGGCTCTATTTACGGGCAAAAACGGTTCGCAACTTGAACCGGGGACGTGCCAAGGAGGAGCGATTGCGCTTCCAAACCAAGTATCAACTGGTCCGGGAGATGCTTCAGCAGCTCCAGCCTCTATTACCCAAAGAATGGCGGGTGTACGTTTTATTCGATAGCTGGTATGCCTCCGCCAAACTACTCAAGTTTGTTCGGCGGCAAGGCAAGCGATGGTTTGTTTGGGCGCTATCAAATCCAATCGCATTCTTGATGGCAAGCGTCTGA
- the rpaB gene encoding response regulator transcription factor RpaB, which yields MGRQHKILIVDDEATIRRILATRLSMVGYEIVVAADGIEALEQFEAEKPDLIVLDVMMPRMNGLQVCQTLRESTGVPIIMLTALGEVSDRIKGLELGADDYLPKPFSPKELESRIQAILRRTVPGKGKAGAGHAAEQVIMEIGPLRIETHKRQVYLHGQRIQLTGIEFDVLKLLVSKAGQTVSRSDILQQVWGYSANHYADLRVVDVNVSRLRSKIGDSSKQPEYIHTDWGIGYFFQKMRKKSPEQVMC from the coding sequence TTGGGTAGGCAACATAAAATTTTGATTGTTGACGACGAAGCAACGATTCGTCGGATTTTGGCAACCCGTCTATCGATGGTGGGATATGAAATTGTGGTTGCTGCTGATGGGATAGAGGCACTTGAGCAATTTGAAGCTGAAAAACCTGATTTGATTGTGTTAGATGTGATGATGCCCCGCATGAATGGGCTGCAGGTTTGCCAGACCTTACGAGAATCAACGGGCGTTCCCATTATTATGCTGACGGCTCTAGGAGAAGTGAGCGATCGCATCAAGGGATTGGAATTAGGGGCAGACGACTATTTACCCAAGCCTTTTTCCCCTAAGGAGTTAGAAAGCAGAATTCAGGCTATTTTACGGCGAACTGTTCCCGGTAAAGGCAAAGCAGGAGCTGGCCATGCCGCAGAGCAGGTAATTATGGAAATAGGGCCGTTGCGGATTGAAACCCATAAGCGACAAGTTTACTTGCATGGCCAAAGAATTCAACTGACTGGCATCGAATTTGATGTTCTCAAGCTATTAGTCTCCAAGGCGGGTCAGACCGTCTCCCGCTCCGATATTTTGCAGCAAGTGTGGGGATACTCTGCTAACCACTATGCCGATTTGCGAGTGGTCGATGTGAATGTCTCCCGGCTGCGCTCCAAGATTGGTGATAGCTCTAAACAACCCGAGTACATTCATACGGACTGGGGGATTGGCTATTTTTTCCAAAAAATGAGAAAAAAATCTCCTGAACAAGTGATGTGTTAG
- a CDS encoding DUF6918 family protein yields the protein MALRDQVKDEETQASIAADCAQLMDQQVAAKTGISGLALKTAYKALKGIGPGYIPRALKSLVPQALDALDPMWTAGVQAGNPVEHLSQNSAETADVLLGVTDNKLSVAKNKIVIATYKKVRKSVKGDVEAAVPGLAEILGNYAHN from the coding sequence ATGGCGCTGAGAGATCAAGTCAAAGACGAAGAAACTCAAGCTAGTATTGCTGCAGATTGTGCTCAACTTATGGATCAGCAAGTCGCAGCAAAAACAGGAATTTCGGGTCTAGCCTTGAAGACCGCTTATAAAGCGCTAAAGGGAATCGGTCCAGGATACATTCCACGGGCTCTCAAAAGTTTAGTACCTCAAGCTTTAGACGCCTTAGATCCCATGTGGACCGCAGGAGTACAAGCCGGAAACCCAGTAGAGCATCTGAGCCAAAACTCTGCGGAGACCGCAGATGTTTTATTAGGGGTGACGGATAATAAGTTGAGTGTCGCGAAGAATAAGATCGTGATTGCCACCTATAAAAAAGTCCGAAAGTCCGTGAAAGGCGATGTGGAAGCAGCGGTGCCTGGCTTAGCCGAGATTCTTGGTAATTACGCTCATAATTAG
- a CDS encoding D-hexose-6-phosphate mutarotase: MNIEQLNADYGIADQLQFSLGKGDFPIIKINNAHAQAMISVYGGQVLSYRPTSAPEDLMFMSEQAYYQTGKAIKGGTPICWPWFGPDPEGLGRASHGFVRNRLWTVQSTSTTPNQETTVKLGLADTSETQGIWPHSFDLSIEFTIGSTLKIELITHNTGKQPFSITQALHTYFQVGDIAPLRVKGLADAVYIDKVDGGVQKQQSGEIAIAEEVDRIYLGVSPALVVEDPTLNRRIEITASGSQTAVVWNPWVDNSAKMADLEDDDYQKFVCVETANAANEVIEMQPGTAYSLSADYRIVQL; the protein is encoded by the coding sequence ATGAATATTGAGCAGCTTAACGCGGACTATGGTATTGCCGATCAACTTCAGTTCAGCCTAGGTAAGGGCGATTTCCCCATCATCAAGATTAATAACGCCCATGCCCAAGCGATGATTTCTGTCTATGGGGGACAAGTCTTGTCCTACCGCCCCACCTCTGCTCCAGAAGACTTGATGTTTATGAGCGAGCAGGCCTATTACCAAACTGGAAAAGCCATTAAAGGGGGAACGCCTATATGCTGGCCCTGGTTTGGACCGGACCCCGAGGGCTTAGGACGGGCTAGCCATGGGTTTGTGCGCAATCGGTTGTGGACAGTGCAATCCACGTCTACCACTCCCAATCAAGAGACCACCGTCAAACTGGGTTTAGCGGATACATCTGAAACCCAAGGCATTTGGCCCCATTCCTTCGACCTATCCATTGAATTTACAATTGGTTCGACCCTCAAAATTGAGCTAATAACCCACAATACGGGGAAGCAGCCTTTCTCCATTACCCAGGCCCTGCACACCTATTTTCAAGTGGGGGATATTGCGCCCCTCCGGGTCAAAGGTCTGGCGGATGCTGTTTACATCGATAAAGTGGATGGGGGAGTGCAAAAACAGCAGTCCGGTGAGATTGCTATTGCCGAAGAGGTGGATCGAATTTATTTAGGGGTGTCCCCAGCATTAGTCGTTGAAGATCCAACGCTTAACCGCCGGATTGAAATTACGGCATCGGGGAGTCAAACGGCTGTGGTCTGGAATCCTTGGGTCGATAATTCTGCCAAAATGGCTGACTTAGAGGATGATGATTATCAAAAATTTGTCTGTGTAGAGACCGCAAATGCGGCGAATGAGGTGATTGAGATGCAGCCGGGGACAGCCTATAGCCTGTCTGCTGACTATCGGATAGTCCAGCTTTAA